Proteins from a single region of Eucalyptus grandis chloroplast, complete genome:
- the psbF gene encoding photosystem II cytochrome b559 beta subunit produces the protein MTIDRTYPIFTVRWLAVHGLAVPTVSFLGSISAMQFIQR, from the coding sequence ATGACCATAGATCGAACCTATCCAATTTTTACAGTGCGATGGTTAGCTGTTCATGGACTAGCTGTACCTACCGTTTCTTTTTTAGGGTCAATATCAGCAATGCAGTTCATCCAACGATAA
- the psbE gene encoding photosystem II cytochrome b559 alpha subunit, with amino-acid sequence MSGSTGERSFADIITSIRYWVIHSITIPSLFIAGWLFVSTGLAYDVFGSPRPNEYFTESRQGIPLITGRFDPLEQLDEFSRSF; translated from the coding sequence ATGTCTGGAAGCACAGGAGAACGTTCTTTTGCTGATATTATTACCAGTATTCGATACTGGGTTATTCATAGTATTACTATACCTTCCCTATTCATTGCGGGTTGGTTATTCGTCAGCACGGGTTTAGCTTATGATGTGTTTGGAAGCCCTCGTCCAAACGAATATTTTACAGAGAGCCGACAAGGAATTCCATTAATAACTGGCCGTTTTGACCCTTTGGAACAACTCGATGAATTTAGTAGATCTTTTTAG
- the cemA gene encoding chloroplast envelope membrane protein, translated as MVKKKAFLPLLYLTSIVFLPWWISLSFNKSLEFWITNWWNTRQSETFLTDIQEKSILEKFIELEELLLLDEMIKEYPETHLQTLRIGIHKETIQLIKMHNEDHIHMILHLSTNITSFIILSGYSILGNEELAILNSWVQEFLYNLSDTIKAFSILLLTDLCIGFHSPHGWELMIGYVYKDFGFAHNDQIISGLVSTFPVILDTILKYWIFRYLNRISPSLVVIYHSMND; from the coding sequence ATGGTAAAAAAGAAAGCATTTCTTCCTCTTCTATATCTTACATCTATAGTATTTTTGCCCTGGTGGATCTCTCTCTCATTTAATAAAAGTCTTGAATTTTGGATTACTAATTGGTGGAATACTAGGCAATCCGAAACTTTTTTGACTGATATTCAAGAAAAGAGTATTCTAGAAAAATTCATCGAATTGGAAGAACTCTTACTCTTGGACGAAATGATAAAAGAATACCCGGAAACACATCTACAAACACTTCGTATAGGAATCCACAAAGAAACGATCCAATTGATCAAGATGCACAATGAGGATCATATCCATATGATTTTGCACTTATCGACAAATATAACCTCTTTCATTATTTTAAGTGGTTATTCTATTCTGGGTAATGAAGAACTTGCTATTCTTAACTCTTGGGTTCAAGAATTCCTATATAACTTAAGTGACACAATAAAAGCTTTTTCTATTCTTTTATTAACTGATTTATGTATCGGATTCCATTCGCCCCATGGTTGGGAACTAATGATTGGCTATGTCTACAAAGATTTTGGATTTGCTCACAACGATCAAATTATATCGGGTCTTGTTTCTACTTTTCCAGTCATTCTGGATACAATTTTAAAATATTGGATCTTCCGTTATTTAAATCGTATATCTCCATCACTTGTAGTGATTTATCATTCAATGAATGACTGA
- the petA gene encoding cytochrome f codes for MQTKNTFSWIKKEIIRSISVSLMIYIIARTSISNAYPIFAQQGYENPREATGRIVCANCHLANKPVDIEVPQAVLPDTVFEAVVRIPYDMQVKQVLANGKRGGLNVGAVLILPEGFELAPPDRISPEMKEKIGNLSFQSYRPNKKNILVIGPVSGQKYSEVTFPILSPDPATNKDVHFLKYPIYVGGNRGRGQIYPDGSKSNNTVYNATAAGVVSKIIRKEKGGYEITISDASDERQVVDIIPPGPELLVSEGESIKLDQPLTSNPNVGGFGQGDAEIVLQDPFRVQGLLFFLASVILAQIFLVLKKKQFEKVQLSEMNF; via the coding sequence ATGCAAACTAAAAACACCTTTTCTTGGATAAAGAAAGAGATTATTCGATCTATTTCCGTATCGCTGATGATATATATCATAGCTCGGACATCCATTTCAAATGCATATCCCATTTTTGCACAGCAGGGTTATGAAAATCCACGAGAAGCGACCGGACGTATTGTATGTGCCAATTGCCATTTAGCTAATAAGCCCGTGGATATTGAGGTTCCGCAAGCGGTACTTCCTGATACTGTATTTGAAGCAGTTGTTCGAATTCCTTATGATATGCAAGTTAAACAAGTTCTTGCTAATGGTAAAAGGGGAGGTTTGAATGTGGGGGCTGTTCTTATTTTACCTGAGGGATTTGAATTAGCGCCTCCCGATCGTATTTCGCCCGAGATGAAAGAAAAGATAGGCAATCTGTCTTTTCAGAGCTATCGCCCCAATAAAAAAAATATTCTTGTGATAGGTCCTGTTTCTGGTCAGAAATATAGTGAAGTCACCTTTCCTATTCTTTCCCCGGACCCCGCTACTAATAAAGATGTTCACTTCTTAAAATATCCCATATATGTAGGCGGGAACAGAGGAAGGGGTCAGATTTATCCCGATGGGAGCAAGAGTAACAATACAGTTTATAATGCTACAGCGGCTGGTGTAGTAAGTAAAATCATACGAAAAGAAAAAGGGGGGTACGAAATAACCATATCGGATGCGTCAGATGAACGTCAAGTGGTTGATATTATTCCACCAGGGCCAGAACTTCTTGTTTCCGAAGGCGAATCTATCAAACTTGATCAGCCATTAACGAGTAATCCTAATGTGGGTGGATTTGGTCAAGGAGATGCGGAAATAGTACTTCAAGATCCATTCCGTGTCCAAGGCCTTTTGTTCTTCTTGGCATCTGTTATTTTGGCACAAATATTTTTGGTTCTTAAGAAGAAACAGTTTGAGAAGGTTCAATTGTCCGAAATGAATTTCTAG
- the atpE gene encoding ATP synthase CF1 epsilon subunit, with translation MTLNLCVLTPNRIVWDSEVKEIILSTNTGQIGVLPNHAPIATAVDIGILRIRLNDQWLTMALMGGFARIGNNEITILVNDAEKGSDIDPQEAQETLELAEANLRKAEGKRQTIEANLALRRARTRVEAINAIS, from the coding sequence ATGACCTTAAATCTTTGTGTACTAACCCCTAATCGAATTGTTTGGGATTCAGAAGTGAAAGAAATCATTTTATCTACTAATACTGGACAAATTGGCGTATTACCAAATCACGCGCCTATTGCCACAGCTGTAGATATAGGTATTTTGAGAATACGCCTTAACGACCAATGGTTAACAATGGCTCTGATGGGTGGTTTTGCTAGAATAGGCAATAATGAGATCACTATTTTAGTAAATGACGCGGAAAAGGGTAGTGATATTGATCCACAAGAAGCTCAGGAAACTCTTGAACTAGCGGAAGCTAACTTAAGAAAAGCTGAAGGTAAGAGACAAACAATTGAGGCAAATCTAGCTCTCAGACGAGCTAGGACACGAGTCGAGGCTATCAATGCAATTTCATAA
- the ycf4 gene encoding photosystem I assembly protein Ycf4: MSCRSEHIWIELIVGSRKISNFCWAFILFLGSLGFVLVGSSSYLGKNLISLVPSQQILFFPQGIVMSFYGIAGLFISSYLWCTISWNVGSGYDRFDRKEGIVCIFRWGFPGKNRRIFLRFRMKDIQSIRIEVKEGISARRVLYMEIKGQGAVPLTRTDENLTPREIEQKAAELAYFLRVPIEVF, from the coding sequence ATGAGTTGTCGATCAGAACATATATGGATAGAACTTATAGTGGGGTCTCGAAAAATAAGTAATTTCTGCTGGGCCTTTATCCTTTTTTTAGGTTCACTAGGATTCGTATTAGTTGGATCTTCCAGTTATCTCGGTAAGAATTTGATATCTTTAGTTCCGTCTCAACAAATTCTTTTTTTTCCACAAGGGATCGTGATGTCTTTCTACGGTATCGCAGGTCTCTTTATTAGTTCCTATTTGTGGTGCACAATCTCGTGGAATGTAGGTAGTGGCTATGATCGATTCGATAGAAAAGAAGGAATAGTGTGTATTTTTCGTTGGGGATTTCCTGGAAAAAATCGTCGCATCTTTCTACGATTTCGTATGAAAGATATTCAGTCCATCCGAATCGAAGTTAAAGAGGGTATTTCTGCTCGTCGTGTCCTTTATATGGAAATCAAAGGACAGGGGGCCGTTCCCTTGACGCGTACTGATGAGAATTTGACTCCGCGTGAAATTGAGCAAAAAGCCGCCGAATTGGCCTATTTCTTGCGCGTACCGATTGAAGTATTTTGA
- the psaI gene encoding photosystem I subunit VIII: MIIFNNLPSFFVPLVGLVFPAIAMASLSLHVQKNKIF; this comes from the coding sequence ATGATAATTTTTAACAACTTACCCTCTTTCTTTGTGCCTTTAGTGGGCCTAGTATTTCCGGCAATTGCAATGGCTTCTTTATCTCTTCATGTTCAAAAAAACAAGATTTTTTAG
- the psbJ gene encoding photosystem II protein J — MADTTGRIPLWIIGTVTGILVIGLIGIFFYGSYSGLGSSL; from the coding sequence ATGGCCGATACTACTGGAAGGATTCCTCTTTGGATAATAGGTACTGTAACTGGTATTCTTGTGATTGGTTTAATAGGTATTTTCTTTTATGGTTCATACTCCGGGTTGGGTTCATCTCTGTAA
- the rbcL gene encoding ribulose-1,5-bisphosphate carboxylase/oxygenase large subunit: protein MSPQTETKASVGFKAGVKDYKLTYYTPDYETKDTDILAAFRVTPQPGVPPEEAGAAVAAESSTGTWTTVWTDGLTSLDRYKGRCYHIEPVAGEENQYICYVAYPLDLFEEGSVTNMFTSIVGNVFGFKALRALRLEDLRIPPSYTKTFQGPPHGIQVERDKLNKYGRPLLGCTIKPKLGLSAKNYGRAVYECLRGGLDFTKDDENVNSQPFMRWRDRFLFCAEAIFKSQAETGEIKGHYLNATAGTCEEMIKRAVFARELGVPIVMHDYLTGGFTANTSLAHYCRDNGLLLHIHRAMHAVIDRQKNHGMHFRVLAKALRMSGGDHIHAGTVVGKLEGERDITLGFVDLLRDDFIEKDRSRGIYFTQDWVSLPGVLPVASGGIHVWHMPALTEIFGDDSVLQFGGGTLGHPWGNAPGAVANRVALEACVQARNEGRDLAREGNEIIREASKWSPELAAACEVWKEIKFEFEAMDTL from the coding sequence ATGTCACCACAAACAGAGACTAAAGCAAGTGTTGGATTCAAAGCTGGTGTTAAAGATTATAAACTGACTTATTATACTCCTGACTATGAAACCAAAGATACTGATATCTTGGCAGCATTCCGAGTAACTCCTCAACCTGGAGTTCCTCCTGAGGAAGCAGGGGCTGCGGTAGCTGCTGAATCTTCTACTGGTACATGGACAACTGTGTGGACCGATGGGCTTACCAGCCTTGATCGTTATAAAGGAAGATGCTACCACATCGAGCCTGTTGCTGGAGAAGAAAATCAATATATATGTTATGTAGCTTACCCTTTAGACCTTTTTGAAGAAGGTTCTGTTACTAATATGTTTACTTCCATTGTGGGTAATGTATTTGGGTTCAAAGCCCTGCGCGCTCTACGTCTGGAGGATCTGCGAATCCCTCCTTCCTATACGAAAACTTTCCAAGGCCCGCCTCATGGCATCCAAGTTGAGAGAGATAAATTGAACAAATATGGGCGTCCCCTATTGGGATGTACTATTAAACCGAAATTGGGGTTATCCGCTAAGAACTACGGTAGAGCAGTTTATGAATGTCTTCGTGGTGGACTTGATTTTACGAAAGATGATGAGAACGTGAACTCACAACCATTTATGCGTTGGAGAGACCGTTTCTTATTTTGTGCCGAAGCCATTTTTAAATCACAGGCTGAAACAGGTGAAATCAAAGGGCATTACTTGAATGCTACTGCAGGTACATGCGAAGAAATGATCAAAAGGGCTGTATTTGCCAGAGAATTGGGAGTTCCTATCGTAATGCATGACTACTTAACAGGGGGATTCACTGCAAATACTAGCTTGGCTCATTATTGCCGAGATAATGGTCTACTTCTTCACATCCATCGTGCAATGCATGCAGTTATTGATAGACAGAAAAATCATGGTATGCACTTTAGGGTACTAGCTAAAGCCTTACGTATGTCTGGTGGAGATCATATTCACGCTGGTACTGTAGTAGGTAAACTTGAAGGAGAAAGAGACATTACTTTGGGCTTTGTTGATTTACTACGTGATGATTTTATTGAAAAAGATCGAAGCCGCGGTATTTATTTCACTCAAGATTGGGTCTCTCTACCAGGTGTTCTGCCCGTAGCTTCTGGGGGTATTCACGTTTGGCATATGCCTGCTCTGACCGAGATCTTTGGAGATGATTCCGTACTACAATTCGGCGGAGGAACTTTAGGACACCCTTGGGGAAATGCACCGGGTGCCGTAGCTAATCGAGTAGCTCTAGAAGCATGCGTACAAGCTCGTAATGAGGGACGTGATCTTGCTCGTGAGGGTAATGAAATTATCCGTGAGGCTAGCAAATGGAGTCCTGAACTAGCTGCTGCTTGTGAAGTATGGAAAGAGATCAAATTTGAATTCGAAGCAATGGATACTTTGTAA
- the atpB gene encoding ATP synthase CF1 beta subunit: protein MRINPTTSGPGVSTLEKKNLGRISQIIGPVLDVAFPPGKMPNIYNALVVKGRDTIGQEINVTCEVQQLLGNNRVRAVAMSATDGLMRGMEVIDTGAPLSVPVGGATLGRIFNVLGEPVDDLGPVDTRTTSPIHRSAPAFIQLDTKLSIFETGIKVVDLLAPYRRGGKIGLFGGAGVGKTVLIMELINNIAKAHGGVSVFGGVGERTREGNDLYMEMKESGVINEQNIAESKVALVYGQMNEPPGARMRVGLTALTMAEYFRDVNEQDVLLFIDNIFRFVQAGSEVSALLGRMPSAVGYQPTLSTEMGTLQERITSTKEGSITSIQAVYVPADDLTDPAPATTFAHLDATTVLSRGLAAKGIYPAVDPLDSTSTMLQPRIVGEEHYEIAQRVKQTLQRYKELQDIIAILGLDELSEEDRLTVARARKIERFLSQPFFVAEVFTGSPGKYVGLAETIRGFKLILSGELDGLPEQAFYLVGNIDEATAKATNLEMESKLKK, encoded by the coding sequence ATGAGAATCAATCCTACTACTTCGGGTCCTGGAGTTTCCACACTTGAAAAAAAAAACCTGGGACGTATCTCTCAAATCATTGGTCCGGTACTCGATGTAGCCTTTCCCCCGGGCAAGATGCCTAATATTTATAACGCTCTGGTAGTTAAAGGTCGAGATACTATCGGTCAAGAAATTAATGTGACTTGTGAGGTACAGCAATTATTAGGAAATAATCGAGTTAGAGCTGTAGCTATGAGTGCTACAGATGGTCTAATGAGAGGAATGGAAGTGATTGACACAGGAGCTCCTCTAAGTGTTCCAGTCGGCGGAGCGACTCTCGGCCGAATTTTCAACGTGCTTGGAGAACCTGTTGATGATTTAGGACCTGTAGATACTCGTACAACATCTCCTATTCATAGATCTGCGCCCGCCTTTATCCAGTTAGATACAAAATTATCTATTTTTGAAACAGGAATTAAAGTAGTAGATCTTTTAGCCCCTTATCGGCGTGGAGGAAAAATAGGACTATTCGGGGGGGCTGGAGTGGGTAAAACAGTACTCATTATGGAATTGATCAACAACATTGCTAAAGCTCATGGGGGGGTATCCGTATTTGGAGGAGTAGGTGAACGTACTCGTGAAGGAAATGATCTTTACATGGAAATGAAAGAATCTGGAGTAATTAATGAACAAAATATTGCAGAATCTAAGGTCGCTCTAGTCTACGGTCAGATGAATGAACCCCCCGGAGCTCGTATGAGAGTTGGTTTGACTGCCCTAACTATGGCGGAATATTTCCGAGATGTTAATGAACAAGACGTACTTCTATTTATCGACAATATCTTCCGTTTCGTCCAAGCAGGATCTGAGGTATCCGCCTTATTGGGTAGAATGCCTTCTGCTGTGGGTTATCAACCTACCCTTAGTACCGAAATGGGTACTTTACAAGAAAGAATTACTTCTACCAAAGAGGGATCCATAACTTCTATTCAAGCAGTTTATGTACCTGCGGACGATTTAACCGACCCTGCTCCTGCCACGACATTTGCACATTTAGATGCTACGACCGTACTATCAAGAGGATTAGCTGCTAAAGGTATCTATCCAGCAGTAGATCCTTTAGATTCAACGTCAACTATGCTCCAACCTCGAATCGTTGGTGAGGAACATTATGAAATTGCACAAAGAGTTAAGCAAACTTTACAACGTTACAAAGAACTTCAGGACATTATAGCTATCCTTGGGTTGGACGAATTATCTGAAGAGGATCGCTTAACCGTAGCAAGAGCACGAAAAATTGAGCGTTTCTTATCCCAACCCTTTTTCGTAGCAGAAGTATTTACCGGTTCCCCGGGGAAATATGTTGGTCTAGCAGAAACAATTAGAGGGTTTAAATTGATCCTTTCCGGAGAATTAGATGGTCTTCCTGAACAAGCCTTTTATTTGGTAGGTAACATCGATGAAGCTACTGCGAAGGCTACGAACTTAGAAATGGAGAGTAAATTGAAGAAATGA